A stretch of the Lonchura striata isolate bLonStr1 chromosome 15, bLonStr1.mat, whole genome shotgun sequence genome encodes the following:
- the DELE1 gene encoding death ligand signal enhancer has translation MDLPPSACLFEADELFAVHLLQQVPVRPAVPRAGGAASRRGVCGCCREPACRDGPERGGRRRALPGLVPRCSVREAVTWGAAGALLLQLLRQIAGLRSLQDARTERRLARTERRLPRRSPPPPQPAVVTEASTSCPGEQLGSQLLQKASPEAVAENSSSGIPSGLGDRQPWAEAGEFQIPVSSRVGPVLHSAKGDPAQRGHLEEAAFQLQQIFRIDISIALNILGIESMRAGHCRAAFTCFKLAADRGYSKAQFNVGLCYEHGRGTEKDLEKAGFYYCQAASSRHAMAQYRYARYLLQHGPGSLQDRQHTAVALLEQAAGAGITEAQAYLGVFYMRGLQPQEKRGLKYLLQAANSGDAQSRFHVGVCYEQGLGVQQSLAEALRHYRQSAAAGSRQARDRLRAWQQQLQDVHTKHPFPSGLRASSSSPDFWTIEPVSANLHSSQPGQCGLTLPHCWSTGTLHMMLLSSAGWSCAFRARTVPVELQGWEAQHCWQ, from the exons TGCGGCCCGCTGTGCCCCGGGCCGGCGGCGCGGCCTCACGGCGCGGTGTGTGCGGTTGTTGCAGGGAGCCCGCGTGCCGGGATGGGCCGGAGCGAGGaggccggcggcgggcgctgcccggccTGGTGCCGCGCTGCTCCGTGCGGGAGGCCGTCACCTGG ggcgcggcgggcgcgctgctgctgcagctgctgcggCAGATCGCGGGGCTCAGGTCGCTGCAGGACGCCCGGACAGAGCGGAGGCTTGCCCGGACAGAGCGGAGGCTTCCCCGgcgctccccgccgcccccccAGCCCGCAG TGGTGACTGAAGCCTCAACCAGCTGTCCTGGCGAGCAGCtgggctcccagctcctgcagaaagCAAGTCCAGAGGCTGTAGCAGAGAATTCATCCTCAGGCATCCCCTCGGGGCTAGGagacaggcagccctgggcagaAGCAG ggGAGTTCCAAATCCCTGTGAGCTCCAGGGTGGGGCCAGTTCTCCACAGTGCAAAG ggtgacCCAGCTCAGCGAGGGCATTTGGAGGAAGCCGCTTTCCAGTTGCAGCAGATTTTCCGAATTGATATTTCCATTGCATTGAATATCCTTG GGATCGAGAGCATGAGGGCGGGGCACTGCCGGGCAGCCTTCACCTGCTTCAAGCTGGCAGCAGATCGGGGCTACAGCAAAGCCCAGTTCAACGTGGGGCTGTGCTACGAGCACGGCAGGGGCACGGAAAAGGACTTGGAGAAG gcaGGTTTTTATTACTGCCAGGCAGCCAGCAGCCGTCACGCCATGGCCCAGTACCGCTACGCCAGGTACCTGCTGCAGCACGGCCCTGGCAGCCTCCAGGACAGGCAGCACACGGCTGTGGCACTCCTGGAGcaagcagcaggggctggcatCACAGAG GCACAGGCTTATCTTGGAGTGTTCTACATGAGGGGGCTGCAGCCTCAGGAGAAAAGAGGTCTGAAGtacctgctgcaggcagcaaacAGTGGG GATGCCCAGAGCAGGTTCCACGTGGGCGTTTGCTACGAGCAGGGCCTGGGggtgcagcagagcctggcGGAAGCGCTGAGGCACTACCGGCAGTCGGCGGCCGCGGGGAGCAGGCAGGCCCGGGACAGGCTGCGggcatggcagcagcagctgcaag ATGTGCACACAAAGCATCCATTCCCGTCAGGATTAAgagcctcctcctccagccctgatTTCTGGACTATTGAGCCTGTGTCTGCAAATCTCCACAGCAGCCAGCCAGGACAGTGTGGCCTAacgctgccccactgctggaGCACAGGCACACTGCACATGAtgctgctcagcagtgcagggtgGAGCTGTGCCTTCAGAGCCAGGACAGTGCcagtggagctgcagggctgggaggcccagcactgctggcagtAG